The window GATTCGTGTCATGGTGCCTTTTCCCTAGGACTGGTTATAAGCAGCGGTATCCCTGTGGCTCCATCTCTACCTCCTTGAATGCCTCTCACCGTGGCCACCAGCCTCTCCCAGTCTTCGCCCTTCCACAGGTGGCACATGGTACCTGTCATGCTCAACCCTTCCCTCTGCAGCGCTGTCCCTGCCCAGATCACCTTCTGCTGTTTCCTGCTGCTGCCCACCACGTGGGCCCCATCCTGGGCCAGACACTGGGCGATGGTGAAGTTGATCCTGCAGGAGAGATGGAGAAGATGAGGCAATCAGCCCAGGGCTGagcccttcctttcttttttatttttattttatttttttcttttttatttttcagtgggttttgtcatacattgatatgaatcagccatagagttacatgtattccccatcccggtcccccatcctgagcccttCCTTTCTTGCTGCATTTCTAGCCTTATGGCCCCAAGTGAATTTCCTACTATCCTGGAGCAGCTAACCTCGTGCTCTGCTTATGGATGATCAGAGGACCAGAGAGTCAAGAGGGAACTTCCCTTCATGGGTGTGTTGGACAGGCGCCAGTGTCTATCAGATCTTGGCTTCACCTTCTGTTCAAATGGTTGCAGCCTGAGAGTTTGTTGCCTCCAGTCTGTGAAACCACTGGGCACCTAAAAGCATGCAACGTGGAAGCACGGGGTCTAATTCCATCCAGAGCGACTCTCGATCACTGGAGGCAGGGCACGAATGACTGAACTGTCCCCCTGACTTTCCCTGATGGACGCTCTGAGAGGTCGTTCctaagtttcccagaggacctgtAGAATCTAGCACCCGGTGGCCTGTAGCAGCAGCCAACTCCATGACCGGCTCATGCtggctttctctcctttcctgcttCCCTCCTTGTTTCTCCTTAGGGTCACATTCCCAAATAAACTATGACACTTCCACCTGGGGATGAAGTTAAGACAACGAGGTCAACAAAATCCAGAGACGCCCACAATTCCCAGGTCCCCCAGGTGTTCTCTCACCCATTTGTAGAGCCTGTGACCACGGCGACTTTGTTGATCGGGTTGGTGTTACCCCTGGCTCCCCGGCAGGTGTCCCTCATGGACAGCGAAGCCTTAGAGGGCAGGAGACCCCTCCGAGCTCGGGTCAGGGGCCTAAACATAGTGGTTTCTGTTGGGTCTTCCTCTTGGTGAGCTTGGTCTAGGGAGGTTTCTAGAAAGTTAATCATAGTTGCAGTCAGCAGTGTCTCTGAGTAAGGAGCTGATGCAACACCTCCCTGGTTGGGCTAGATCCCGGGCGGTCTGGGGATCACCCTGGGAAGCTCAGCCTAGAACCTGTTCTTCTAGTCCTTCTCATGGTTTTCTGAACACAGACTTTCCTATATGAAATCTTTTCTGTTTAAACTAACTGGAGTGGTTTCTGCTGTTTAGAAGCAAATCCTAACCTATTCTCACACAggttcaaaaattatttattcatcgAGACCCCTAGGATAGTGAAATGTTCTGTACAGGTTTGCTGCCTGAGGACCAAGCAAGTTAA of the Muntiacus reevesi chromosome 7, mMunRee1.1, whole genome shotgun sequence genome contains:
- the LOC136172209 gene encoding dehydrogenase/reductase SDR family member 2, mitochondrial-like — translated: MFRPLTRARRGLLPSKASLSMRDTCRGARGNTNPINKVAVVTGSTNGINFTIAQCLAQDGAHVVGSSRKQQKLLQQSAATAPYFGRGVSSHGRLS